From Bacteroidota bacterium, a single genomic window includes:
- a CDS encoding electron transfer flavoprotein subunit beta/FixA family protein, protein MKKFKIIVLAKQVPDTRNVGKDAMKADGTVNRAALPAIFNPEDLHALEQALSIKDKFPGSTITLLTMGPIRAVEIIREGFYRGADDGILLTDRAFAGSDTLATSYALACTIKKIKEFDIILCGRQAIDGDTAQVGPQVAEKLGIPQITYSEEIMSASSEKIVVKRRLERGIEIVECSLPVLITVNSSAPVCRPRNAKLLMKYKHANTMSKRQESVEDYMSGGNDSYLTIKEWSVNDIECDREQLGIGGSPTKVKKVDNIVFQSKESKRIEDMDEDINGLMKELITAHIVG, encoded by the coding sequence ATGAAAAAATTTAAAATCATTGTTCTGGCGAAGCAAGTTCCCGATACAAGAAACGTGGGCAAAGACGCTATGAAAGCGGATGGAACTGTAAACAGAGCCGCATTGCCTGCCATCTTTAATCCGGAAGATTTGCACGCACTTGAACAGGCGCTCTCCATCAAGGATAAATTTCCAGGCAGCACAATTACTTTGCTCACGATGGGTCCTATCCGCGCGGTGGAAATTATTCGCGAAGGCTTTTACCGCGGAGCCGATGACGGAATTCTTCTTACAGACCGCGCTTTTGCCGGCTCTGATACGCTCGCTACTTCCTACGCGCTTGCCTGCACCATAAAAAAAATAAAAGAGTTTGATATTATTCTCTGCGGGCGACAAGCCATTGACGGTGACACAGCGCAAGTGGGACCTCAGGTTGCAGAAAAATTAGGCATTCCTCAAATCACGTATTCAGAAGAAATAATGTCTGCTTCATCAGAAAAAATTGTTGTGAAGCGAAGATTGGAGCGCGGTATTGAAATTGTTGAATGTTCTTTGCCCGTACTGATTACTGTGAATAGCTCAGCCCCCGTATGCAGACCGAGAAATGCAAAACTTCTGATGAAATACAAACACGCAAACACAATGAGCAAACGCCAGGAAAGCGTTGAAGATTATATGAGCGGAGGAAATGATTCATACCTCACAATAAAAGAATGGAGCGTGAACGATATTGAATGTGACCGCGAGCAACTTGGAATTGGCGGCTCACCGACAAAAGTGAAAAAAGTTGACAACATTGTTTTTCAATCAAAAGAATCAAAACGCATTGAAGATATGGATGAAGATATTAATGGATTGATGAAAGAACTAATCACAGCACATATTGTTGGATAA
- a CDS encoding electron transfer flavoprotein subunit alpha/FixB family protein — protein MNNVCVYCELEEGKISEVSFELLTKGRNLADQLKCQLEALLIGHNLDGFEKEIFPYGVDTLYLADDSRLEPYSTLPHTEITVRLFREQKPQIVLMGATSIGRDLGPRVSSALGSGLTADCTELEIGDHEEKKEKKVYKNLLYQIRPAFGGNIIATIINPDCRPQMATVREGVMKKEIYNLRHTGKIVKLDVKKYVDDECFIVKILERHIEKSKVNIKNSSVIVAGGFGVGSAENFKLLHNLASMLGGEVGASRAAVDAGFAGHERQIGQTGITVRPKLYVACGISGQIQHLAGMQESSIIISINNDPNAPINKIANYVIAGKVETVIPKMIRYYKENTK, from the coding sequence ATGAATAACGTTTGTGTTTACTGCGAACTGGAAGAAGGAAAAATTTCTGAAGTAAGTTTTGAACTTCTCACTAAAGGACGCAATCTTGCCGATCAATTGAAGTGTCAACTGGAAGCGCTTCTGATTGGTCATAATTTGGATGGTTTTGAAAAAGAAATTTTTCCTTACGGTGTGGATACACTTTACCTTGCTGATGATTCCCGTCTTGAGCCGTATTCTACTCTGCCTCACACAGAAATAACTGTCAGACTTTTCAGAGAACAAAAGCCACAGATTGTGTTGATGGGAGCAACGTCTATCGGGCGAGATTTAGGTCCGCGTGTTTCCTCCGCACTCGGAAGCGGTCTCACTGCTGATTGCACTGAATTGGAGATTGGTGACCACGAAGAAAAAAAAGAAAAAAAAGTTTACAAAAATCTCCTCTATCAGATCCGTCCAGCTTTCGGAGGAAACATCATTGCGACCATCATAAATCCAGATTGCCGTCCGCAAATGGCAACCGTTCGCGAAGGTGTGATGAAAAAAGAAATTTACAATCTCCGCCACACAGGAAAGATCGTTAAACTGGATGTAAAAAAATATGTGGACGATGAATGTTTTATCGTAAAAATTCTTGAGCGGCACATTGAAAAATCAAAAGTCAATATTAAAAATTCATCCGTGATTGTTGCCGGTGGTTTTGGCGTTGGCTCCGCAGAAAACTTTAAGTTGCTTCATAACCTCGCTTCCATGCTTGGCGGAGAAGTGGGAGCTTCACGTGCGGCAGTGGACGCAGGGTTTGCCGGACATGAACGGCAAATCGGACAAACAGGAATAACCGTTCGCCCGAAACTTTATGTCGCCTGCGGAATCTCGGGACAAATACAACATCTTGCCGGCATGCAGGAATCCAGCATTATCATTTCCATTAACAACGATCCGAATGCTCCTATAAATAAAATTGCAAACTATGTGATTGCCGGGAAAGTCGAAACTGTAATTCCAAAAATGATCAGATACTATAAAGAAAATACAAAATAA
- a CDS encoding acyl-CoA dehydrogenase family protein, whose translation MPNFYTDNADIKFHLAHPLMQRIVALKENNFKEKDDYEFAPKDFEDAMDSYSQILEIIGEICGDIIGPNAESVDHDGPVLKNGRVEYARGTTENIEAITKAGLMGIALPRRFGGLNFPMIPYIMAADIVSRADAGFVNIWGLQDCAETINEFGSEEQKQRFLTRVCKGETMAMALTEPDAGSDLQAVMLKAHYDEQKKSWLLNGVKRFITNGDGDISLVLARSEDRTQDARGLSMFIYDKNSGGVAVRRIENKLGIKGSPTCELVFKDAPAEICGNRKFGLIKYVMSLMNGARLGITAQSVGLSEAAYREALSYAKKRIQFGKPIIQFPAVYELLSLMKAKLTASRSLLYETGRFVDIYKTLIHISQVRELTKEEKDELRKYQKLADIFTPLAKGLTSEYCNQIAYDALQIHGGSGFMKDYPIERIYRDARITSIYEGTTQLQVVAAIRGVTAGGYLAQIQAYEKEPIKPETESYRKILIEMTEEYEESENKVVLTDSNEFIDFHARRLVEMAGNIIMGYLLLADTQRDHNYWKTLEVFLRMARSHNKSNSIRILHSNLNDMGKFRYE comes from the coding sequence ATGCCAAACTTCTACACCGATAACGCTGACATCAAATTTCACCTTGCACATCCGCTCATGCAGCGAATTGTCGCACTGAAAGAAAATAATTTCAAAGAGAAAGATGATTATGAATTTGCGCCTAAGGATTTTGAAGACGCGATGGACAGTTACAGCCAGATTCTTGAAATTATTGGAGAGATTTGCGGAGATATTATCGGTCCCAATGCAGAATCGGTTGACCACGATGGACCTGTTTTGAAAAACGGAAGAGTTGAATATGCAAGAGGCACAACAGAAAATATTGAAGCCATCACCAAAGCAGGTTTGATGGGCATTGCTCTTCCCCGCAGATTCGGTGGATTAAATTTTCCTATGATTCCTTATATCATGGCTGCCGATATTGTTTCACGAGCCGATGCAGGTTTTGTGAACATCTGGGGCTTGCAGGATTGCGCGGAAACAATAAATGAATTTGGCTCTGAGGAACAGAAGCAGCGTTTCCTCACACGTGTTTGCAAAGGAGAAACAATGGCAATGGCGCTCACAGAACCCGATGCCGGTTCTGATTTGCAGGCAGTGATGCTCAAAGCGCATTACGATGAACAAAAAAAATCATGGCTCTTGAATGGTGTGAAACGTTTCATCACCAATGGCGATGGAGATATTTCTCTTGTGCTTGCCCGTTCGGAAGACAGAACACAGGATGCTCGCGGGTTATCCATGTTTATTTATGACAAGAACAGCGGGGGTGTTGCTGTAAGGCGAATAGAAAATAAATTGGGTATCAAAGGTTCTCCTACCTGCGAATTGGTTTTCAAAGATGCGCCTGCTGAAATCTGCGGAAACAGAAAATTCGGATTGATAAAATATGTGATGTCGCTGATGAATGGCGCTCGACTTGGAATTACTGCACAATCGGTGGGTCTGAGCGAAGCCGCTTACCGCGAAGCGCTCTCCTATGCAAAGAAAAGAATTCAGTTTGGCAAACCGATTATACAATTTCCTGCAGTGTATGAACTTCTTTCCCTGATGAAAGCAAAACTCACTGCTTCACGCTCTTTGCTTTACGAAACCGGACGCTTTGTAGATATTTACAAAACTCTCATTCATATTTCACAAGTGAGGGAATTAACCAAAGAAGAAAAAGATGAACTGAGAAAATATCAGAAGCTTGCCGACATTTTTACACCCCTTGCAAAAGGATTGACTTCAGAGTATTGTAACCAGATTGCGTATGACGCTTTGCAGATTCATGGAGGTTCAGGTTTCATGAAAGATTATCCGATTGAACGGATTTACCGCGATGCGCGGATTACTTCCATATATGAAGGAACCACACAACTGCAGGTGGTGGCGGCAATTCGCGGAGTTACCGCAGGAGGATACCTTGCGCAGATTCAGGCATACGAAAAAGAACCCATCAAGCCGGAAACTGAATCGTATAGAAAAATTTTAATTGAGATGACCGAAGAATACGAAGAATCAGAAAATAAAGTTGTTCTTACTGACAGCAATGAGTTCATAGATTTTCACGCACGCAGATTAGTTGAAATGGCAGGAAATATTATTATGGGTTATCTTTTGCTGGCAGATACGCAGCGCGATCACAACTACTGGAAAACACTTGAAGTATTTTTACGCATGGCTCGCTCACATAATAAATCCAACTCAATTCGTATTCTGCATTCTAACCTTAATGACATGGGAAAGTTTCGATATGAATAG
- the floA gene encoding flotillin-like protein FloA (flotillin-like protein involved in membrane lipid rafts), producing the protein MAPEQILVYALLGLGALIFLWIFFRILPIGLWVTAQLSGVRMSLIQLALMRFRKVPPGVITNALINGHKAGLVLSRDQLEAHFMAGGHVQSVVNALISAEKANIPLNFKLATAIDLAGRDVFDAVQLSVNPRVIDTPPVSAVAKNGIQLVVKARVTIRTNINQLVGGAGEETILARVGEGIVTTIGSAHDHKSVLENPDTISKTVLKKGLDAGTAFEILSIDIADIDVGENIGAKLQTEQASADLKVAQAKAEERRAMAVASEQEMKAKAQEARAKVIEAEAQIPLAMAESFRSGNLGIMDYYKMQNIQADTQMRESISKPSQKDKPKE; encoded by the coding sequence ATGGCACCCGAACAAATTCTCGTTTACGCTCTCCTCGGATTAGGAGCGTTAATCTTCCTCTGGATATTTTTCAGAATACTACCTATCGGCTTGTGGGTAACTGCACAGCTTTCAGGAGTACGGATGTCATTGATACAACTCGCGCTGATGCGTTTCAGAAAAGTTCCTCCCGGAGTTATTACAAACGCGCTCATCAACGGGCACAAAGCAGGTCTCGTGCTTTCGCGCGACCAACTCGAAGCGCACTTCATGGCAGGCGGTCACGTGCAATCAGTGGTCAATGCGCTTATCTCAGCAGAGAAAGCAAACATTCCGCTCAACTTCAAACTTGCCACGGCAATTGATTTGGCAGGACGTGATGTATTTGATGCAGTGCAGCTTTCTGTAAACCCGCGCGTGATTGACACGCCTCCGGTTTCTGCAGTGGCGAAAAACGGAATTCAATTAGTGGTGAAAGCAAGAGTGACGATAAGAACCAACATTAACCAATTGGTAGGCGGAGCTGGTGAAGAAACTATTCTTGCGCGCGTTGGAGAAGGAATTGTTACCACCATTGGCTCGGCTCACGATCATAAATCAGTTCTTGAAAATCCAGATACCATTTCAAAGACAGTTTTGAAAAAAGGTTTGGATGCCGGAACAGCGTTTGAAATTCTTTCCATTGACATTGCCGACATTGATGTGGGAGAAAATATTGGCGCGAAACTTCAAACCGAACAAGCAAGTGCCGATTTGAAAGTAGCGCAGGCAAAAGCCGAAGAGCGCAGAGCGATGGCTGTCGCCAGCGAGCAGGAGATGAAAGCAAAAGCACAGGAAGCGCGCGCAAAAGTTATCGAAGCCGAAGCACAGATTCCTCTTGCTATGGCAGAATCTTTCCGCAGTGGAAACCTCGGCATTATGGATTATTACAAAATGCAGAACATCCAGGCAGATACTCAGATGCGCGAGTCCATCAGCAAACCATCTCAGAAAGACAAGCCGAAGGAATAA
- a CDS encoding ATP-dependent Clp protease adaptor ClpS: protein MKTKFQPKSENKELLIEQCDLVIYNDDVNTFDFVIETLIDVCNHEHLQAVQCAHIIHNTGKCGVKRGSFEKLMPKCEALIEKGLSATIE from the coding sequence ATGAAAACAAAATTTCAACCCAAATCAGAAAATAAAGAACTGCTCATTGAGCAGTGCGACTTGGTTATCTATAATGACGATGTGAACACATTTGATTTTGTGATTGAAACGCTCATTGATGTCTGCAATCACGAACACCTTCAGGCGGTTCAGTGCGCGCATATTATTCATAATACCGGCAAGTGCGGAGTGAAACGCGGTTCGTTTGAAAAGCTCATGCCCAAATGCGAAGCGCTCATTGAAAAAGGATTGTCGGCAACCATTGAATAA
- a CDS encoding NADH dehydrogenase subunit codes for MNYIDIKNNQCIPLASIPVLEYEIFLEHNTSLLKESQNHCVNYYGFHSDGKIKLICCIANDNDGSIYVSSSHINMNETLLSFTHHHFAFEKFEREMHENFGIKYLNHTWLKPVRFSFDRTNKENTISNYPFYKIDSEELHEVGVGPIHAGVIEPGHFRFICNGEQILHLEIQLGFQHRGIENLFLENKKLLQRVTLAENISGDTVAGHTTAFVNLWESLCNFSADKDLQFTRTLALELERIAIHTGDLSALCTDIAYQLGSVVFGRLRTPVINYFQIWCGNRLAKGLIRPGRNNFPFSKKLNDKLYKLFDEFERDFIEMCEESFSLSTVLARFERTGAVTHQQASSIGTVGMSAKMSAIVRDIRSTHPHDFYSSLNHQPVIKNHGDVYSRVQIREEEIKQSIGYIKKLLKNIPEENKERKNLSSPSLNSFAISLVEGWRGEICHCAVTDEKGELVHYKIKDPSFHNWLALALAVRNNEISDFPVVNKSFNLSYCGHDL; via the coding sequence ATGAATTATATTGATATCAAAAATAATCAGTGCATTCCGCTGGCATCCATACCGGTTCTGGAGTATGAAATATTTTTAGAGCACAATACTTCCCTCTTGAAAGAATCTCAAAATCATTGTGTGAACTACTATGGATTTCATTCCGATGGGAAAATAAAGTTGATTTGTTGTATTGCGAATGATAACGATGGAAGTATTTATGTTTCTTCATCTCATATAAATATGAATGAGACACTGCTTTCATTCACTCATCATCACTTTGCTTTTGAAAAATTTGAAAGAGAAATGCATGAAAACTTTGGAATAAAATATTTAAATCATACATGGCTTAAACCAGTTCGTTTTTCTTTTGACAGAACCAATAAAGAAAACACTATTTCAAATTATCCATTTTATAAAATTGACAGCGAAGAATTGCATGAAGTAGGAGTTGGTCCCATCCATGCAGGGGTGATTGAACCGGGACATTTCCGTTTCATCTGTAATGGGGAGCAAATTCTTCATCTGGAAATTCAATTAGGATTTCAGCATAGAGGAATTGAGAATCTTTTCCTTGAGAATAAGAAACTTTTGCAGCGTGTAACTCTTGCAGAAAACATCTCTGGCGATACAGTTGCTGGGCATACAACTGCCTTCGTAAATCTATGGGAATCTCTCTGCAATTTCAGTGCAGATAAAGATTTGCAGTTCACTCGTACGCTTGCACTTGAGTTGGAAAGAATTGCTATTCACACTGGGGATTTGAGTGCGCTTTGCACCGATATCGCTTACCAACTCGGCAGTGTTGTCTTTGGAAGATTACGTACTCCTGTGATAAATTATTTCCAGATTTGGTGTGGAAACCGCCTTGCTAAAGGATTGATTCGTCCGGGTAGAAATAATTTTCCGTTCAGCAAAAAATTAAATGATAAGCTTTACAAACTTTTTGATGAGTTTGAAAGAGATTTTATAGAGATGTGCGAAGAGTCCTTTTCACTTTCAACTGTTTTAGCCCGCTTTGAACGAACAGGTGCTGTTACACATCAACAGGCATCTTCCATTGGAACAGTTGGAATGTCAGCGAAGATGAGTGCCATTGTGAGAGATATTCGTTCTACCCATCCTCACGATTTTTATTCTTCATTGAATCACCAGCCGGTTATAAAAAATCACGGAGATGTTTATTCACGCGTACAAATTCGCGAGGAAGAAATTAAGCAGTCCATCGGGTATATCAAAAAATTACTAAAAAATATTCCCGAAGAAAATAAGGAGAGAAAGAATTTGTCTTCGCCTTCACTAAATTCATTTGCAATTTCATTAGTGGAAGGATGGAGAGGAGAAATCTGCCATTGTGCAGTTACGGATGAAAAAGGAGAACTGGTGCATTACAAAATTAAAGATCCGTCATTTCACAATTGGCTGGCGCTCGCATTAGCAGTACGCAATAACGAAATTTCAGATTTTCCTGTTGTTAATAAAAGTTTTAATTTGAGTTACTGCGGGCACGATTTGTAA
- a CDS encoding NADH:ubiquinone oxidoreductase yields MLDNFKILIHQGKQFIPDITTAEVPGIFRGRPVISNEKVDDDKLVDLCPTNSIAKNPVSIDLGKCTFCGECAFAFPDKIKFTKDYKLSTNFRDGLIVKEGEEKNIILNPDLIRKEISKYFSGSLKLRQVSAGGDNSCELELNACSNVNFDMGRFGIEFVASPRHADGIVITGPISENMAEPLQICYDATPEPKIIILAGTDAISGGVFADSPALNRIFLTQYKIDLYIPGNPIHPLTFINGVLELIRKRK; encoded by the coding sequence ATGCTTGATAATTTTAAAATACTCATTCATCAAGGAAAACAATTCATTCCCGATATAACTACAGCAGAAGTTCCGGGAATTTTTCGTGGCAGACCTGTAATCAGCAATGAAAAGGTTGATGATGATAAATTAGTTGATTTATGCCCTACAAATTCTATCGCAAAAAATCCTGTGAGCATTGATTTGGGAAAATGCACTTTCTGTGGGGAATGTGCTTTTGCTTTTCCTGACAAAATAAAATTTACAAAAGATTACAAACTTTCAACGAACTTTCGCGATGGATTAATTGTAAAAGAAGGAGAAGAAAAAAATATCATTCTGAATCCTGATTTAATACGAAAAGAAATCTCAAAATATTTCAGTGGTTCGCTCAAGTTACGGCAAGTGTCAGCCGGTGGAGATAATAGTTGTGAATTAGAACTCAACGCCTGCAGTAATGTGAACTTTGATATGGGAAGATTCGGAATCGAGTTTGTCGCTTCGCCCCGCCATGCAGATGGAATTGTAATTACTGGTCCTATCTCAGAAAATATGGCGGAACCATTGCAGATTTGTTATGACGCTACTCCTGAACCTAAAATAATTATTCTAGCAGGAACTGACGCTATCAGCGGAGGAGTTTTTGCAGACAGCCCTGCATTGAACAGAATTTTTTTAACCCAATACAAAATTGATTTGTACATTCCGGGAAATCCAATACACCCTCTCACCTTTATTAACGGAGTATTAGAATTGATTAGAAAAAGGAAGTGA
- a CDS encoding 2Fe-2S iron-sulfur cluster binding domain-containing protein: MTKFHKLKVSDIRKETADCVSVAFDVPASLKEEYKFIQGQYLTLKLFLAGEEIRRSYSVCSSPLENEMRVAVKKVQGGKGSIFVNDNLKVGNEIEVMTPMGGFYSPMNALHKKKYSLFAGGSGITPMLSIIKTVLQAEPNSSLILFYGNLNEESTIFKKQLDELAQKNSSRFKLHYIFDKPTTQVEELYKGIISKEKAKALFDKHIIPSTDNEFFICGPKPMMDNVRETLEERKIDKARIHIEYFTSSVDAPDKVISPSEKIISQVTVSQYGIETTFKLSSDGKSILDAAIENGVDAPFACKGAVCATCRGKILEGKVHMNKNFALTDSEVAEGFVLTCQSHPLTPVVKVDYDI, translated from the coding sequence ATGACAAAATTTCACAAACTTAAAGTATCAGATATCCGAAAGGAAACCGCAGACTGTGTTTCTGTTGCGTTTGACGTTCCGGCTTCTTTGAAAGAAGAATATAAATTCATACAGGGACAATATCTCACGCTGAAACTTTTTCTTGCCGGAGAAGAAATCCGCAGAAGTTATTCTGTTTGCAGCTCTCCTCTTGAAAATGAAATGCGCGTGGCTGTGAAGAAAGTGCAAGGTGGAAAGGGTTCAATCTTCGTTAACGATAACCTGAAAGTTGGAAATGAAATAGAAGTGATGACTCCGATGGGCGGTTTTTATTCTCCGATGAATGCTTTACACAAAAAAAAATATTCTCTGTTTGCTGGCGGAAGCGGAATCACTCCAATGTTGTCTATTATAAAAACGGTTCTTCAAGCCGAACCAAATTCTTCTCTCATTTTATTTTACGGAAACCTGAATGAAGAATCAACTATTTTTAAAAAGCAATTAGACGAACTCGCGCAGAAAAATTCTTCTAGATTCAAGTTGCATTATATTTTTGACAAACCCACTACACAGGTTGAAGAACTTTATAAAGGAATCATCTCCAAAGAAAAAGCAAAAGCTCTTTTTGATAAACATATTATTCCGTCAACTGACAATGAATTTTTTATCTGCGGTCCAAAACCAATGATGGATAATGTGCGCGAAACGCTGGAAGAAAGGAAAATTGACAAAGCAAGAATTCATATTGAGTATTTTACTTCCTCCGTTGACGCGCCTGATAAAGTTATTTCTCCTTCGGAAAAAATAATATCTCAGGTTACTGTTTCTCAATACGGAATAGAAACCACTTTTAAGCTTTCATCTGACGGAAAATCAATTCTTGACGCAGCGATTGAAAATGGTGTGGACGCTCCTTTCGCCTGCAAAGGAGCTGTGTGCGCTACGTGCCGAGGAAAAATCCTGGAAGGGAAAGTTCACATGAACAAGAATTTCGCGCTCACTGATTCTGAAGTTGCCGAAGGATTCGTTCTCACCTGTCAAAGTCATCCGCTCACGCCCGTGGTGAAGGTGGATTACGATATTTAA
- a CDS encoding M48 family metallopeptidase, with protein MKQYFSFPLGRSGWALFLFVFILSCTKVPITGRRQMNLLAEGDLMKMSLTEYNKFLGTHPPTPETDANAQLVKKVGKNIQAAVEKFMNANKKYKKRIAGYNWQFNLVEEKTVNAWCMPGGKVVVYSGLLPVTQNETALAVVMGHEIAHAIARHGNERMSQQLALQVGAAAVSVAVSSQSAASQDIFNKSYGVASGLGALAYSRKHESEADKLGLVFMAMAGYDPHEAVAFWERMAKASKGGSMAILSTHPSDEKRIEDIKKFLPKAMKYYHPTTPQ; from the coding sequence ATGAAACAGTATTTCTCCTTCCCTTTGGGAAGGTCGGGATGGGCTCTTTTTCTTTTTGTATTTATTCTTTCCTGCACAAAAGTTCCGATTACTGGGCGCAGACAGATGAATTTGCTGGCAGAAGGCGACCTGATGAAAATGAGTCTGACCGAATACAATAAATTTCTTGGCACACATCCTCCAACTCCCGAAACTGATGCTAACGCACAACTTGTAAAAAAAGTTGGAAAGAATATTCAGGCGGCAGTGGAAAAATTCATGAACGCGAATAAGAAATATAAAAAAAGAATTGCCGGATACAACTGGCAATTTAATCTGGTGGAAGAAAAAACCGTAAACGCGTGGTGCATGCCCGGTGGAAAAGTGGTCGTTTACTCAGGGCTTCTTCCCGTTACACAAAATGAAACTGCCCTTGCAGTTGTGATGGGGCATGAAATCGCCCACGCCATTGCACGTCACGGAAATGAACGCATGAGCCAGCAGTTGGCTCTGCAGGTTGGTGCAGCTGCGGTATCGGTGGCTGTATCCAGCCAGTCTGCCGCATCACAAGACATATTTAATAAATCCTATGGAGTTGCTTCAGGACTAGGTGCGCTGGCATATTCCCGCAAACATGAATCAGAAGCCGACAAACTCGGATTGGTTTTCATGGCAATGGCTGGTTATGACCCCCATGAGGCAGTTGCTTTTTGGGAACGAATGGCAAAAGCATCCAAGGGCGGAAGTATGGCAATTCTCAGCACGCATCCAAGCGATGAGAAAAGAATTGAAGACATAAAAAAGTTTCTGCCCAAAGCCATGAAATACTATCACCCTACTACACCACAATGA
- a CDS encoding COX15/CtaA family protein: MVGGSNPSGVTKKSFATNSSTSYRPVIIWLLTGCFLIYAMVVIGGITRLTGSGLSITEWKIVTGTFPPLSQEAWQKEFDAYKQIPQYKLINSDFQLSDFKQIFFWEYLHRLIGRIIGVVFLIPFIWFWIKKKLPEGFMKKALVLFALGGLQGFLGWFMVKSGLSQNVHVSHYRLAIHLISAFTVFGFTFWYALDFMSPSGGGSEAGGGLKKLSLILFSTIILQIIYGAFVAGLKAGYGYPTWPKMGDEWFPSDITSLEPLWKNFFEGVAGVQFIHRYIAYVIVIIVRILFYRSRKLNLTQQQRKIINALVIIVLAQFILGVITLLYGVPIIIAVLHQTGAFFLFATSLLLIHRTK, encoded by the coding sequence ATGGTTGGGGGTTCAAATCCCTCCGGAGTCACAAAAAAATCTTTTGCTACGAATTCTTCAACTTCTTACCGCCCGGTAATCATCTGGTTGCTCACCGGATGTTTCCTTATTTATGCAATGGTTGTCATTGGCGGAATCACACGCCTCACCGGTTCAGGATTATCCATAACAGAATGGAAAATTGTAACCGGAACATTTCCTCCTCTTTCCCAAGAAGCATGGCAAAAAGAGTTTGATGCTTACAAGCAAATTCCGCAGTACAAACTCATCAATTCTGATTTTCAGTTATCTGATTTCAAACAAATCTTTTTCTGGGAATATCTTCATCGTTTAATCGGAAGAATAATTGGAGTGGTTTTTCTCATTCCTTTCATCTGGTTCTGGATAAAGAAAAAACTCCCTGAAGGATTTATGAAAAAAGCATTAGTGCTTTTCGCATTGGGCGGATTACAGGGGTTTCTCGGATGGTTTATGGTGAAAAGCGGACTTTCTCAAAATGTTCATGTAAGTCATTATCGTCTGGCAATTCACTTAATCTCTGCCTTCACAGTTTTCGGATTTACATTTTGGTATGCATTGGATTTTATGTCCCCCTCTGGAGGGGGAAGCGAAGCAGGGGGAGGACTTAAAAAACTTTCTCTTATTCTTTTCTCAACGATAATTCTCCAGATTATTTACGGAGCATTTGTAGCAGGACTGAAAGCGGGCTACGGCTATCCAACTTGGCCAAAAATGGGAGATGAATGGTTCCCTTCTGACATCACCTCACTTGAACCGCTATGGAAAAACTTTTTTGAGGGAGTTGCAGGCGTACAATTTATTCACCGATACATCGCTTACGTTATAGTAATAATTGTGAGAATACTTTTCTATCGCTCAAGAAAATTAAATCTCACACAACAACAAAGAAAAATCATTAATGCCCTTGTAATAATTGTTCTTGCACAATTTATTTTGGGAGTAATAACATTACTTTACGGAGTTCCAATCATTATTGCCGTGCTTCACCAGACAGGAGCTTTTTTTCTTTTTGCCACTAGTCTGCTTCTCATCCACAGAACGAAATAA